A genomic segment from Limosilactobacillus sp. encodes:
- the hisS gene encoding histidine--tRNA ligase: protein MDYQKPKGTADLLPGTTGLWEKVEASAREVFHEFGYRGIRTPMFEDYNVFSRNVGDTSDIVEKEMYDFRDKGDRHIALRPEGTAGVVRAYVENKLYGPEYPKPYKVYYMGPMFRYERPQSGRQREFHQIGVEALNNESPQIDVEVIAMAMTLFKRFGVPNVKLTINTLGDKQVREDYRQALIDYLKPHYDELSKDSQDRLYRNPLRVLDSKDEGDQKIVADAPSILDYLDEESQSYFDQVQSLLKQLGIDYEIDTNMVRGLDYYNHTIFEIMSDSPVFGGGYTTVCAGGRYNGLIKQLGGPEEGGIGFGMGVERLMLLLQQENPDFAPKDTLDVFFASADDKGDGLAFDILNQVRQQGIVADKDYSGVKVGKQIKEAFRRNAKYFAVFGSREVDEGQFQLKNAATKDSVEVSVKDFVADPAKYLK from the coding sequence ATGGATTATCAAAAACCAAAGGGTACTGCAGACCTGCTGCCGGGAACGACCGGCCTGTGGGAAAAAGTTGAGGCAAGCGCACGGGAAGTCTTCCATGAATTCGGCTACCGGGGAATCCGGACACCGATGTTTGAAGACTACAACGTCTTTTCCCGCAACGTCGGGGACACGTCCGACATTGTCGAAAAGGAAATGTACGATTTCCGCGACAAGGGTGATCGTCACATCGCCCTGCGCCCAGAGGGAACGGCCGGGGTTGTCCGGGCCTACGTGGAAAACAAACTCTACGGTCCAGAATACCCGAAACCGTACAAGGTTTACTACATGGGGCCAATGTTCCGTTACGAACGGCCACAATCCGGCCGGCAGCGTGAATTCCACCAGATCGGGGTGGAGGCCTTAAACAACGAGTCACCACAGATTGACGTTGAGGTTATTGCCATGGCGATGACCCTCTTCAAACGCTTCGGTGTGCCGAACGTCAAGCTGACGATCAACACCCTGGGTGACAAGCAGGTGCGTGAGGACTACCGCCAGGCCTTGATTGACTACCTGAAGCCTCACTATGACGAACTGAGCAAGGATTCCCAGGACCGGCTCTACCGCAACCCGCTCCGGGTCCTCGACAGCAAGGACGAAGGCGACCAGAAGATCGTGGCCGACGCCCCATCCATCCTCGACTATCTGGATGAGGAGTCCCAATCCTACTTTGACCAGGTTCAAAGCCTGCTCAAGCAACTGGGAATTGATTACGAGATCGACACCAACATGGTTCGGGGGCTGGATTACTACAACCACACCATCTTCGAGATCATGTCCGACTCACCGGTCTTCGGTGGCGGCTACACGACGGTCTGTGCCGGTGGACGCTACAACGGCCTGATCAAGCAGCTCGGCGGTCCCGAAGAAGGTGGAATCGGCTTCGGCATGGGGGTTGAGCGGCTGATGCTCCTCCTCCAGCAGGAAAATCCAGACTTTGCGCCAAAGGACACTCTGGACGTCTTCTTTGCCAGTGCTGATGACAAGGGTGACGGCCTGGCCTTCGACATTCTGAACCAGGTTCGCCAGCAGGGCATCGTGGCCGACAAGGATTACAGCGGCGTCAAGGTCGGTAAGCAGATCAAGGAAGCCTTCCGGCGCAACGCCAAGTACTTCGCCGTCTTCGGCAGTCGGGAAGTCGACGAGGGTCAGTTCCAATTGAAGAACGCGGCCACCAAGGACAGCGTTGAGGTCAGTGTGAAGGACTTCGTGGCTGATCCGGCTAAGTACCTTAAGTAA
- a CDS encoding MDR family MFS transporter: MTAKTTVKLKWVALASLLNNTGAAFLWPLTTMYMHNYLHQTLTTAGIVMLFMSIAMMAGNYSGGWLFDHWSQYKTALVGVSLSTLAIFLLIFIHTWPWFALLMMLNSFGDGINATIVNSYGSMVSDRTSRYVFNYIYMAFNIGVVIGTLLVGVLLPISVVLVFAVATVFYVLLTILVVLTFNVRIVLPKKSAAMRARSGARSAQHRRLITLVWLILLNLVTIHLSYSLWESVMAVHMTNMGIPFYAYSMLWTLNGILIIIGQPLVNKLSPYVRLSSQIIVGIFIFALSFLLLVFARSLAAFVVDFVILTIGETTSFAGLPAWVAQLTDVNEAGHYQGLLNITISVGRAIGPLYGGYVIEQGNYQILFISVFLMMIITLGIVLTYLIHVHHMQAQA; the protein is encoded by the coding sequence ATGACAGCCAAAACAACCGTTAAATTAAAATGGGTCGCCCTGGCAAGTCTGCTTAACAACACCGGGGCGGCTTTCTTATGGCCATTGACCACGATGTACATGCACAACTACCTGCACCAGACCCTGACAACGGCGGGGATCGTGATGCTCTTCATGTCCATTGCCATGATGGCCGGCAACTACAGCGGAGGGTGGCTCTTTGACCACTGGAGTCAGTATAAGACGGCCCTGGTGGGGGTCAGTCTGTCCACCTTGGCGATCTTTTTGCTGATCTTTATTCACACCTGGCCCTGGTTTGCCCTTTTAATGATGCTGAACAGCTTTGGGGATGGGATCAACGCGACGATCGTCAATTCCTACGGCTCAATGGTCAGCGATCGGACGTCCCGCTACGTCTTCAACTACATCTACATGGCCTTCAACATTGGGGTGGTCATCGGAACGCTCCTGGTTGGTGTTTTGCTGCCAATCAGCGTAGTGCTGGTCTTTGCCGTGGCAACCGTCTTCTACGTTTTGCTGACAATCCTGGTCGTCTTGACCTTCAACGTGCGAATTGTTTTGCCAAAGAAGTCCGCTGCCATGCGAGCCAGAAGTGGAGCGCGTTCGGCCCAACACCGCCGATTAATCACCCTGGTCTGGTTGATCCTGTTGAACCTGGTGACGATCCACCTGAGCTACTCCCTGTGGGAAAGCGTGATGGCGGTCCACATGACCAACATGGGGATTCCGTTCTACGCCTACAGTATGCTTTGGACCCTCAACGGGATCCTGATCATCATCGGTCAGCCGCTGGTCAACAAACTCAGTCCCTATGTGCGGCTCTCAAGCCAGATCATCGTGGGGATCTTCATCTTCGCCCTCTCCTTCCTGCTGCTGGTCTTCGCCCGCAGCCTGGCGGCGTTTGTGGTTGATTTTGTGATTCTGACGATCGGGGAGACCACTAGCTTTGCCGGTCTGCCGGCCTGGGTGGCCCAGCTGACCGACGTCAATGAGGCCGGTCACTACCAGGGCCTGCTCAACATCACGATTTCGGTCGGGCGGGCGATCGGGCCCCTCTACGGTGGTTATGTCATTGAGCAGGGAAACTATCAGATCCTGTTCATCTCCGTCTTCTTGATGATGATTATCACCCTGGGGATTGTTCTGACCTACCTGATTCATGTTCACCACATGCAGGCGCAGGCTTAA
- a CDS encoding LVIS_2131 family protein yields the protein MSWNWLGWLLWILAIAFLCYVIHYIRVQQLMLIAKTKKAFDKKLFLRYVALLAVSLIWLGAMAHATFFHRVDLGNRAEAQVSTKYYALQINNRGDDYYYVLANRSKGGGHPIVSYTYWSGNNKYVTNSRFGAVADSDRIIPLNAVGLPWNKKELKKQDSRTGHAFAAVMSVRYRNTPLNGIGLRANRQSTAYTLLRVPSAEMVEQR from the coding sequence ATGAGTTGGAATTGGCTGGGCTGGCTGCTATGGATTTTAGCGATCGCCTTTCTCTGCTACGTTATCCACTACATTCGGGTTCAGCAGTTGATGCTGATTGCGAAAACCAAGAAGGCCTTTGACAAGAAACTGTTCTTACGTTACGTCGCCTTACTGGCCGTGTCCTTGATCTGGCTGGGTGCAATGGCCCACGCGACCTTTTTCCACAGGGTTGATTTGGGTAACCGGGCCGAGGCACAGGTCAGCACGAAATACTACGCCCTGCAGATCAATAATCGGGGGGACGATTACTACTATGTTCTGGCAAACCGGAGCAAGGGTGGTGGCCACCCGATCGTCTCCTACACTTACTGGTCCGGCAATAACAAGTACGTCACCAACTCACGTTTTGGCGCCGTGGCGGACAGCGACCGAATTATTCCTCTGAACGCCGTTGGCCTGCCGTGGAATAAAAAGGAACTCAAGAAGCAGGACTCCCGCACCGGTCATGCCTTCGCTGCCGTCATGTCCGTCCGCTACCGCAACACGCCGCTCAACGGGATTGGCTTGCGGGCTAACCGTCAGTCGACAGCCTACACGCTCCTGCGGGTGCCATCGGCAGAAATGGTTGAGCAACGCTAG
- a CDS encoding LBP_cg2779 family protein gives MDNLSDLARELINFERENDLNDNEVAFGSHLSVERVHDIKSANSAATSEETELLQRFMQSK, from the coding sequence ATGGACAATTTGAGTGACTTAGCTCGCGAATTAATCAACTTTGAGCGTGAAAACGACTTAAACGATAACGAAGTTGCTTTTGGAAGTCACCTATCCGTTGAACGGGTACACGACATTAAGTCAGCTAACTCTGCGGCGACTTCGGAAGAAACCGAATTGCTCCAACGGTTTATGCAAAGCAAATAA
- a CDS encoding LacI family DNA-binding transcriptional regulator, protein MVAKLSDVARVAGVSVTTVSRVINNYGSLSEKTIKKVHAAMRQLNYQPNALARAMQGKPSQFIGLIFPNLINPFFAELVNELERQLFTKGYKAIIASSAENPEIEHDYLNMLMANQVDGIISGSHNLGIDEYHQITAPIVSFDRYLADNIPIVSADSYRGGQLAAKYLLDHNVKRLAVIVDEDQSVSPTVNRLQGVVDYLSQQGRSFDPIDINKSQLQDVFPGIYDGVVASNDVQALEIINIYRQAGLRMNQDFRITGYDGSKLIRQVAPELPTVIQPIGELSAQLIKTLLQRIAKPQEKVASVVVPVKFYRS, encoded by the coding sequence ATGGTCGCAAAGCTAAGCGATGTTGCCAGGGTGGCCGGCGTATCAGTGACGACGGTCTCACGGGTGATCAACAACTACGGTTCATTGAGCGAAAAAACGATAAAAAAGGTTCACGCGGCAATGCGGCAGTTGAACTATCAACCCAACGCACTGGCCCGGGCCATGCAGGGGAAACCGTCCCAATTTATCGGCCTGATTTTCCCTAACCTGATCAATCCGTTCTTTGCTGAGCTGGTTAACGAGCTTGAACGCCAGCTGTTTACCAAGGGCTACAAGGCGATCATTGCCTCCTCGGCGGAAAATCCGGAGATCGAGCACGATTACCTCAACATGCTGATGGCCAACCAGGTAGACGGCATTATTTCTGGTTCCCATAATTTGGGGATTGATGAATATCATCAGATAACGGCCCCAATCGTGTCCTTTGACCGGTACCTGGCTGACAATATTCCAATCGTTTCGGCCGACAGCTACCGGGGTGGTCAACTGGCGGCCAAGTACTTGCTGGATCATAACGTTAAGCGGCTTGCGGTGATCGTTGACGAAGACCAATCCGTTTCGCCGACGGTCAACCGGCTGCAGGGGGTCGTGGACTACCTGAGCCAGCAGGGCCGCAGCTTTGACCCGATCGACATTAACAAGAGCCAGCTTCAGGATGTCTTTCCAGGAATCTACGACGGTGTGGTTGCCTCCAACGATGTTCAGGCCCTGGAGATCATCAATATTTACCGTCAGGCGGGGCTGCGGATGAACCAGGACTTCCGCATTACGGGCTACGATGGCTCGAAGCTGATTCGCCAGGTTGCCCCTGAATTGCCGACCGTCATTCAGCCAATTGGCGAACTGAGCGCGCAGCTGATCAAGACCTTGCTGCAGCGAATCGCGAAACCCCAGGAAAAAGTGGCGTCGGTTGTGGTGCCGGTGAAGTTCTATCGATCATAA
- a CDS encoding LysM peptidoglycan-binding domain-containing protein, whose protein sequence is MNRQESTNVTTRFKMYKSGRKWMFAGITALTMLTATGAVAHADNQSQSVQSQSAVAEVTSSATSDNSSAASDSSSVTISAASAAASSANSAVPSAASASSNSASTSNAAPAGSASASQATVASASAKAVNAATSQQQTTTDLNSLHFSNNARSQQFIESVAAGAVQGWSKYKVLPSITVAQAILESGWGQSSLSTSAHNLFGIKGSYNGHSVTMRTREVYGGRSVYINDNFRAYANNSESVEDHGNFLASNRRYNNLIGDTNYVSVANKLRQDGYATDPSYAQSLIKLVQTYNLTQLDAVALSGHAVVNNSQEETSTKATAGTTTNNATTNGGTNYYTVQRGDTLSAIASRFSTTVNTLANLNDIQNVNRIYIGQRLLVHQNETSTQQSQQATTTTGSTTTTQSQTQNTQQTTTSVSSYTVQRGDTLSGIAAKFNTTYTALAQINHLTNPNRIYIGQQLQLRAQSSKTTTSSTQAAATSSSHQTTTSSSTAATYTVKSGDTLSAIAAKFNTNYEQLAQLNGISNPNRIYVGQRLQVQTSSQSTTSSSRYRLAANSRTNSTGSYTVQSGDSLSKIAAHYGISWRTLASKNQLQSPYIIYVGQKLAL, encoded by the coding sequence ATGAATCGTCAAGAATCAACCAATGTGACCACTCGTTTCAAAATGTATAAAAGCGGCCGTAAATGGATGTTTGCCGGCATCACCGCTCTCACCATGCTGACTGCTACTGGTGCAGTTGCCCACGCCGATAATCAAAGCCAATCCGTTCAGAGCCAATCAGCCGTCGCCGAAGTCACCAGTTCTGCCACCAGCGATAATTCCAGTGCGGCAAGCGACAGCAGCTCCGTAACAATCAGCGCTGCTAGTGCTGCGGCCTCATCTGCCAATTCAGCGGTTCCATCCGCCGCCAGCGCTTCTTCAAATTCGGCCAGCACCAGCAATGCCGCCCCGGCTGGGTCCGCTTCCGCAAGCCAGGCCACAGTCGCTAGCGCATCAGCCAAGGCCGTTAACGCCGCCACTAGTCAGCAGCAGACCACGACTGATCTGAATAGTCTCCACTTCAGCAATAATGCCCGTTCTCAGCAATTCATCGAGAGCGTGGCTGCGGGAGCCGTTCAGGGCTGGAGCAAATACAAGGTCCTGCCGTCAATTACCGTTGCCCAGGCAATCCTCGAAAGTGGCTGGGGCCAGTCGTCGCTATCGACAAGTGCTCACAACCTTTTCGGGATCAAGGGGTCCTATAACGGTCATTCAGTAACTATGCGGACGCGGGAGGTCTATGGTGGCCGCAGCGTCTACATCAATGACAATTTCCGGGCTTACGCCAATAACTCCGAATCCGTTGAAGATCACGGGAACTTCTTAGCCAGCAACCGGCGTTACAATAACCTGATCGGTGACACCAACTACGTCTCCGTTGCCAACAAGCTGCGCCAGGACGGGTACGCCACCGACCCAAGCTATGCTCAATCCTTGATTAAGCTGGTCCAGACTTACAACCTTACCCAGCTCGATGCCGTTGCCCTGTCCGGTCACGCGGTTGTCAACAATTCACAGGAGGAAACCTCTACCAAGGCAACAGCCGGAACAACGACCAACAATGCTACCACCAACGGGGGAACCAATTACTACACCGTTCAACGTGGTGACACCCTCTCCGCGATCGCTAGTCGCTTCTCAACTACGGTTAACACCTTGGCAAACCTGAATGACATTCAAAACGTCAACCGGATTTACATCGGGCAGCGCCTCCTGGTTCACCAAAACGAGACAAGTACGCAGCAGAGTCAGCAAGCAACAACCACCACGGGCTCCACTACCACTACCCAGTCGCAGACGCAGAATACCCAACAGACGACCACGTCCGTTTCCTCATACACGGTTCAGCGTGGCGACACTCTGTCCGGCATTGCCGCCAAGTTCAACACCACTTACACTGCTCTGGCACAGATCAATCACCTAACGAACCCGAACCGAATCTACATCGGCCAACAGTTGCAGCTGCGGGCACAGTCAAGTAAAACTACTACCAGCAGTACGCAAGCGGCGGCAACCAGCAGCTCGCACCAAACGACCACCAGCAGTTCAACGGCTGCTACCTACACGGTCAAGAGCGGTGACACCCTTTCTGCGATTGCCGCCAAGTTCAATACTAACTATGAGCAACTGGCTCAACTAAACGGCATTTCAAACCCGAACCGGATTTACGTTGGGCAACGGCTGCAAGTTCAGACTAGCAGTCAATCGACAACGTCCTCGTCCCGTTACCGACTTGCCGCTAATAGCCGCACGAACAGCACTGGCAGCTACACCGTTCAGAGCGGCGATTCCTTGTCAAAGATCGCAGCCCACTATGGTATTAGCTGGCGGACATTGGCTTCCAAGAACCAGCTGCAAAGTCCATACATCATCTACGTTGGTCAAAAGCTAGCTCTCTAA
- a CDS encoding ArsR/SmtB family transcription factor, with protein sequence MPVRSINQVPHLTEVSQLFKILGNPKRLQLLYLLIQHSMSVTEISESLNWEQSGVSHQLQLLRKYNLVQQRRKGKVVIYHLDDPQVVVLIADVLSHAERIVTSEH encoded by the coding sequence ATGCCAGTTCGTAGTATTAACCAAGTTCCCCACCTCACAGAAGTCAGTCAGCTTTTCAAAATCCTGGGCAACCCGAAACGACTGCAGCTGCTCTACCTGCTGATTCAGCATTCAATGAGCGTTACGGAGATCAGTGAAAGCCTTAACTGGGAACAGTCTGGCGTGTCACACCAACTTCAGCTGCTGCGCAAGTATAACCTGGTCCAGCAGCGCCGAAAGGGAAAGGTCGTCATCTACCACCTCGACGATCCACAGGTGGTGGTCCTGATCGCTGACGTCCTCAGCCACGCAGAACGAATTGTTACCAGTGAGCATTAA
- a CDS encoding ABC transporter ATP-binding protein/permease yields MAFLELKDIHKSYYLDKQAFPVLNGISLRFDRGEFVSILGESGGGKSTLMNIIGGLDRNFTGEVLVNGQLLDHHKEKQLDNYRRSTVGYIYQSYNLISHLTVLDNVLIALDMTDLDRDARKKRALQLLDKVGLADQVDKHPNHLSGGQKQRVAIARALASDPQIIIADEPTGALDSQNTQEVLALLDNIAKDGKLVIAVTHSQEVADHGTRIVHLADGKIDGDQQLRPTYPLPEHPTHIAARVLPAAASYRTAFKHLMYNFWRNSLIMLGTAIGIFAVILFSGLGNGINGYIQDQVNSLANPRAVTVFRNVSGKKMSQDQLRSSMQNMSADPQSMFISQHNIDRLKKMKGVSTVEPGVMVPGFRLSYKQLQQSGTNLTTWNHSITTNSIKKGHRPGNNEILLTKQQAIQLSSAKKYRQLIGKKVHLSFTWVDKAGKPVQIAGDVRVSGIADGASASTALNATTMKNLLKSGGGTTTANYAAVIVKNLDQVQTVANRIDNMRDNNNKRVLGAITVGSVLKTVNTYVHLASTVLAAIAGISLLVSALMIIVTMYMSVSERTKEIGILRALGERKQDIRRLFTSESILIGLFSAVLAVVLALVVTLILNHALYGLIKYNIVQITGGNIIFAFVIAIVISFIAALLPARRAAKLNPIDALAAD; encoded by the coding sequence ATGGCCTTTTTAGAATTAAAAGATATCCATAAGTCATACTACCTGGACAAGCAGGCTTTCCCAGTTTTGAACGGAATCAGTCTTCGCTTTGACCGGGGGGAGTTTGTTTCGATCCTCGGTGAGTCCGGTGGTGGGAAATCAACCTTGATGAACATTATCGGTGGCCTGGATCGTAACTTTACGGGGGAGGTCCTAGTCAACGGGCAGCTGCTTGACCACCATAAGGAAAAGCAGCTGGATAATTACCGTCGTTCCACGGTGGGCTACATTTATCAATCCTACAATTTGATTTCCCACCTGACGGTTTTGGACAATGTTCTGATTGCCCTCGACATGACCGACCTGGACCGTGACGCCCGAAAGAAGCGGGCCCTTCAATTGCTCGACAAGGTGGGACTGGCCGACCAGGTTGACAAGCACCCGAACCACCTCTCCGGGGGTCAGAAGCAGCGAGTGGCGATCGCCCGGGCGCTGGCCAGCGATCCGCAAATCATCATTGCCGACGAACCAACCGGGGCCCTGGATTCGCAGAACACCCAAGAGGTGCTGGCCCTGCTTGATAACATTGCTAAGGACGGTAAGCTCGTGATTGCCGTGACCCACTCCCAAGAAGTTGCCGACCACGGGACCCGGATCGTTCACCTGGCGGATGGTAAGATCGACGGCGACCAGCAGCTCCGGCCGACCTATCCGTTGCCAGAGCATCCCACTCACATTGCGGCCCGGGTGCTGCCGGCAGCGGCGAGCTACCGTACGGCCTTTAAGCACTTGATGTACAACTTTTGGCGTAACTCGCTGATCATGCTGGGGACGGCGATCGGGATCTTCGCGGTGATCCTGTTTAGCGGCCTGGGCAACGGGATCAATGGCTATATTCAGGACCAGGTCAACAGCCTGGCCAACCCACGGGCGGTGACGGTCTTCCGTAACGTCAGTGGAAAGAAGATGAGCCAGGACCAGTTGCGGTCATCGATGCAAAATATGTCGGCTGATCCGCAGTCGATGTTCATCAGCCAACACAACATTGACCGCCTGAAGAAAATGAAGGGCGTCTCGACCGTTGAACCCGGGGTAATGGTGCCGGGCTTCCGCCTTTCCTATAAGCAGCTGCAGCAGAGCGGGACCAACCTGACCACCTGGAACCACTCCATCACGACAAATTCGATCAAGAAAGGCCACCGTCCGGGGAATAATGAAATTTTGCTGACCAAGCAGCAGGCCATTCAGCTGAGCAGTGCTAAAAAGTACCGGCAGCTGATCGGCAAGAAGGTCCACCTGTCGTTTACCTGGGTTGATAAAGCGGGTAAGCCGGTCCAGATCGCCGGTGACGTTCGGGTGAGCGGAATTGCGGACGGGGCCAGTGCTTCGACCGCGCTGAACGCGACAACAATGAAGAACCTGCTGAAGTCCGGGGGCGGGACCACTACCGCCAACTATGCAGCCGTCATCGTGAAGAACCTTGACCAGGTCCAGACGGTTGCCAACCGGATCGACAACATGCGCGATAATAACAACAAACGTGTGCTGGGCGCCATTACCGTTGGCTCCGTCCTGAAGACGGTCAACACCTATGTTCACCTGGCCTCGACCGTTCTGGCGGCTATCGCCGGAATTTCGCTCCTGGTATCCGCGCTGATGATCATCGTGACGATGTACATGTCGGTTTCCGAGCGGACCAAGGAAATTGGGATCCTGCGTGCCCTGGGTGAACGAAAACAAGACATTCGGCGCCTGTTCACCTCCGAATCAATACTGATCGGCCTCTTTTCGGCTGTGCTGGCGGTGGTGCTGGCACTGGTCGTGACCCTGATTCTCAACCACGCCCTCTACGGCCTGATTAAGTACAACATCGTGCAAATCACCGGTGGCAACATTATCTTTGCCTTCGTGATTGCCATCGTCATTTCGTTCATTGCGGCCCTCTTGCCAGCACGGCGGGCGGCCAAGCTGAACCCAATTGATGCCCTAGCGGCAGACTAA
- a CDS encoding ABC transporter ATP-binding protein — MAAIELTNVNKAFGAGLSRVDVLHNVNFSADLGELNLILGPSGSGKSTLLTIIGGLQTPDSGTVLIDGQNLAEQSPKQRDQLRLTTIGFVLQSYNLLPYLNVVDQFKLVDRVKKQGNLTQEELTTLLKELGIDQLLNHYPGELSGGQNQRVALARALYANPQIILADEPTAALDSERVKAVGRLLREMATAHNKAVIVVTHDLRLREFADHTYQLLDGHLQAE, encoded by the coding sequence ATGGCGGCAATTGAACTAACGAACGTCAACAAGGCCTTTGGCGCCGGGCTCAGCCGGGTTGATGTTTTGCATAACGTTAATTTCAGTGCGGACCTGGGCGAGCTGAATCTTATACTCGGGCCATCGGGATCGGGGAAGAGCACCCTGCTGACGATCATTGGCGGCCTGCAAACACCGGACAGCGGCACGGTGCTCATTGATGGGCAAAATTTGGCTGAGCAGTCACCCAAGCAGCGTGACCAGCTGCGGCTGACGACGATTGGTTTTGTTTTGCAGTCCTATAACCTTCTACCCTACCTCAACGTGGTGGATCAGTTTAAGCTGGTGGACCGGGTTAAAAAGCAGGGTAACCTGACCCAGGAAGAATTAACCACGCTCTTGAAGGAGCTGGGAATTGACCAGCTCCTGAATCACTATCCGGGAGAACTCTCCGGGGGCCAGAACCAGCGGGTGGCCCTGGCACGGGCGCTGTACGCCAATCCACAGATCATCCTGGCTGACGAGCCAACGGCGGCCCTGGACAGCGAGCGGGTGAAGGCGGTTGGCCGGCTGCTGCGGGAAATGGCCACGGCCCACAATAAAGCGGTAATCGTGGTCACCCATGACCTGCGCCTGCGGGAGTTTGCCGATCACACCTACCAGTTGTTAGATGGCCACCTTCAGGCCGAGTGA
- a CDS encoding ABC transporter permease, which produces MFLALKEIKHEKFRYVLIAVMIMLVSYLMFILMGMMLGLANENKVAINSWGTRTVFLNKNANGSLSQSMITQAQLPQKLNRHEALVGQTPVVLTRATGTHKHKQNAQLIGLDSRQFIAQKRLHLVAGRQAKNDREIVVDQGLRAQGYHLGDRVRLNDGGQSFKIVGFAKDAKLNVAPVIYTSLANWRKLRGVGPAVVASGVVADQNVKGSAFPGLSRLTVKQFINKLPGYTAQNNTFTFMIAFLMVISLVIIAVFLYILTMQKMANYAVLRAQGIPARHLVNATLAQAALLMFCGVIGGIVFTWITQLLMPTEVPILMSWPAIAGIGLALVALGMVGALLPVRMILKIDPVAALNN; this is translated from the coding sequence GTGTTTCTTGCACTAAAAGAAATCAAGCACGAGAAGTTCCGCTACGTCCTAATTGCGGTCATGATCATGTTGGTCTCCTACCTGATGTTCATTTTAATGGGGATGATGCTTGGACTGGCCAATGAGAACAAGGTCGCCATCAACTCCTGGGGAACGCGGACGGTTTTTCTCAATAAGAATGCCAACGGCAGCCTGAGTCAGTCGATGATCACTCAGGCACAGCTTCCGCAGAAATTGAATCGGCATGAAGCGCTGGTCGGTCAGACGCCGGTTGTCCTGACGCGCGCCACGGGTACTCATAAGCATAAGCAAAATGCCCAGTTGATTGGCCTGGATTCCCGGCAGTTCATTGCCCAAAAGCGCCTGCACCTGGTTGCGGGCCGTCAAGCAAAAAATGATCGTGAAATCGTGGTGGATCAGGGACTGCGGGCCCAGGGCTACCACCTGGGCGATCGGGTCCGCCTAAACGATGGCGGTCAGTCATTTAAGATCGTCGGCTTTGCCAAGGATGCCAAGCTCAACGTCGCACCGGTGATCTATACCAGCCTGGCCAACTGGCGGAAGCTGCGCGGCGTTGGCCCTGCCGTAGTTGCCAGCGGGGTCGTGGCGGATCAAAACGTTAAGGGGAGCGCCTTTCCAGGACTGAGTCGGTTAACGGTCAAGCAGTTTATCAACAAGCTTCCTGGCTATACTGCCCAGAACAATACCTTTACCTTTATGATCGCCTTCCTGATGGTGATCTCCCTGGTGATTATCGCGGTCTTTCTTTACATCCTGACGATGCAAAAGATGGCCAACTATGCCGTACTCCGGGCGCAGGGGATTCCTGCCCGGCACCTGGTCAACGCTACTTTAGCTCAGGCGGCCCTCTTGATGTTCTGCGGGGTCATTGGCGGGATCGTCTTTACTTGGATTACCCAGCTGCTGATGCCAACCGAAGTGCCGATCCTGATGAGCTGGCCGGCGATTGCCGGAATTGGGCTGGCGCTGGTTGCCCTGGGGATGGTGGGCGCCTTGCTGCCGGTTAGGATGATCCTCAAGATTGACCCGGTCGCGGCGCTAAACAACTGA